The Phaeodactylum tricornutum CCAP 1055/1 chromosome 8, whole genome shotgun sequence DNA segment CTTCGTGGATCCATGCACGATTCAATAAAGTCGATCCGCCAGATCGGAAAGCCTGGTAGACATACGCACCGCAATATTCGCTTCCTGGAAGACCCTCGATCAAAGCTTCAATATCAGCGTTGTAAAACGTATCGTTGCGCTCCAACAGATCGAGTGCTGTAACCACCTTGCGCCTGTTACCGGTACTACCCATTCGAGTTTTTTCTTTTCGGACGGCCGTAGCCAGCCACGAACTTTGCTGCGACTTCCCAGACTCATCATCATGGAAAGGATTGCACAAAAGTGGACCCACAGCGTGAATACGTGCGTCGGCTAACGCAATGGCCGCCGACCGTTCCTCTGCTTCTACTTCCTCCAACTCTTCCGTCACCTCCTGCAGCATTTCCCGTAGATGCTTTTCGCGTTCCGACATGGGCTCACGATCTTCGTCTATTTGTTCGGCCTCGACGGCTTGCTCTCCATCGTTTGATTCCTCCATTGCAGGAGTCGATACACCCTCATCGTCACCGTTGGACGAAACTGGATATGGTGAAGCCGCTCTACTATCAGGAGATCCTCGATCGGGAAGGGGGGACTTGGTGACGGAACGCGGGACGTGATGCGGCGGCAAGGGAAATTTTCCttccagcttttgcttggctTCTTGTAGACCTTGTGCTCGAGACTTGACGACTTGGTCCATTGCCATATCAAGCATGATCTCATCCAGCAGACCAAGTTTTGTCAAGACTTTCCCCCAGGCTTCCAGTGGAGACTCTCCGACGACAGACATGACGGGCTTGTCATCGATCTGTGTCAATTCTAATCGTCCTTGATCGTCAATGTCGTTTTCGGCACCTGTAAAAGTAAATCCGTATACATGTGAGTGCCAGAGGACAAAGATGAGTAACACAAAAAATAAAAACCAAAATAAAAAAGCGTACCTGGCATGGCTAGTTTGACGTCGGGATCGGGATACTGAATTGTTTCGACGGATCCGTCGTCGTAGCGAATGCGGATTGCCACTGACGATGCCGTGCGCGCCTTTTTGAATTTAGGCGACGTCACTTCCGGTTTGACCACCGAAAGGACTGTTCCGCCAAAATATTGATGCTTGTCGAAGCGCACCTTGACGCGCATGTGGGGTTCCGGGAGAAACAACGCTCCGAGTGAAGTGGTCGAGGCCGAGCTACTGCTCTTGTCCTTGCGGCCGACGGGCTGGGCGTGTATCTTGGGATCAAAGGGATAATCAATCGTGTCCACTTCCTCGTCGACTCCGCGACCCCATAGAATGCGAAAGATGGGACCATCGTGAATTTTGGAGACGGGATGACCCGAGGCCTTTTGCTTACGTTTGATGATTCGACCGTCTAGTATGGAACAGCGCAATTTGAGCGTGCGACCGTGCACCGGACTGAACTCGTAGCGATCACAAGAAAAGCCAATGGGATACAATGCGCTAGTAGTAGCGAATCGACTGTGCGCGGCCGCATCTTTGGGACTGTCCAGTACCAAATGCCCAAAGGAACGGACTTGGGTTTCGGCTACGGCCATGGGTAGCGTGGGTACGGTTTCGCGGAGCATGGCACGGGCATCGGCACCGGCTTCGAGACGTTCCGGGGGAACCTTAGCGTAGCCGGCGAGTTCGGAGGACGACCCTTcgggctttttcttctttttctttttggaggGCGGTTGCGTTGTGGTCGTTGAATTACTCGCAGTTGACTTTTTGGTAGAGGCCGCCGcggtcttcttctttttgttcacCTTTTTGGCAGTTGCACCGCCGGCTGCTCCAGATGAGGACTTGGTGGGTCTTGGCTTGGAGGGGGGAAGTGTGTGCACGTCCACTTCATTGCtatcctcgtcttcgtctaccaccaccgccgcaGCTacggcttcttcttcgtcgtcgtcatcttcttcgtcctcgatGGGAGCCGCGACTGCGGCAAACTCCTCGTTATTATTGTGgtcatcatcgtcaccaacgtcgtcgtcatcattgtGGGCTTCCACCGCTTGGGCTTCCACGatcgcttcttcttcttcttcgtcatcgtcggcgTTGTCCTCAGCAGAAGacatttcgtcttccgcaGCGACGGCTTCTACTTCCATTGCGTCGGCGTAATGGTCTTCTTCGGTGTCGGACATGGTAACTCGGAATCAAACAAGCTTTCTTTTACCTAGGAAAAGGTGTTTGCCTACCGGTGGTTTAACGTTCACTGCCAATAtaccaacagcaacgacaagaTCTTCTTTACTCTACCGGCAAACAACGCTCGATGCTTGCGCCTCTAAACTTGCCTACTGTCGGATACACGAAACAATCCGCAATACCTTCCCAACAGGGTCGAAGAGTAACGACTGTCACAAGTATGTATGCAGTACCACACGAATACCAATAGCTACCAACGGTAGCACTAGAACTAACGGTTGTTGGTACTACCAGTGCCAATATACTGGGATCTACTAGCTAATGTAGCAAAGACTAAAGCTAGAAGAAAACCAAGAAGTTGTGGGTGACgaatgctgctgctgctgcgtATGTTTGTATGTGTTTCGGGGTACTCTCGTTTCCTCCGCTCCTCCCGTACACGACCTGTGCGGCATGCAGTACGTCGAGGACATTCGAAGCCCAAACAGCCAAACCGTTCAGATCTCTGGCGTGGACACACGATGATCAATTTTTCCCGTTCGGCTCGTTTTGGTAAATCTGCGTAATTGGTAAATTTCATAATTGTCTCGCTTTTGGGTCTTTTTTTACCGCGGCACGATACGGTACGGTACGCTAGTACCTAGCTAGCTACCACTTCTCTGCCAACCAATCACGGGCGGAGAACAGGTACGACGACGTGCCGTTCTATCAGCGTTATCCGATTGGACAAAATATATAACTACTCGATTACCGGACGACAGAGATCCGGTCCGTAGATGGCCCTTACAGTAAGTGTCAATGTAAGGTCGAGGATTCCACGGGAAGTGAGCGACGCACGGACGCAATACTCCGGAAATAGTCTCGAATCGTGACTGCTGTGCCACTGTAACCTTGCTACGGCAAAAAGCTCGAATGTCAATAGGTAGGTTACtaataggtaggtaggtataTGAGAGTCAACGTCCACAGTTCTCACGTTGGGGAGAACCCCGAACTTGGGAACAGTCGAACGATCCTACAGGAGTACGAAAGTTGTCGAGAATGCTCCATGGTGCCGTTACGTCGAGACATCGCCTATTCGAAATAAAGTCTCGGGTTTGGGAATACGGGCCCTGGTCGAAGTCTCTCTTGTGAACACATCAGGCATCatgctttccaaagcaaagaTTGTCAAGTCATACAAAGATTACATAGTTTACACTGAAAAACTTCGTCGCCACCGCaatgtttgtttgttgtgtcCATCGACGCTATGCTCTGGCTCTCGGTCTCGGCGGACGAATAAAAACAGCCTCATGCACAAAATACGAAACAAGACAGTGATACGGTTTCGATTTAGTGTCACAAATCAACCGTCCAGCCCGTTCCCGCCAGGGCCACACCAAGAGCCGCAGCCCAACCGCGGTACGCCGCTTTGCTGACAAAAGATGGATTACCGACGGGTGTGGGAACAAAGGTATCCCCGTCCGCTGGGCTGGACACAGGCGCATTTGCCTCCACCGGGCTGTTCGTTATGCTGCTTGGGAAGCCGACGGGGCCCGGACCTCCCGCAGAACTGCCAAAGTCAATCGTGGCCGACTCTCCAAAGTTGCCCGATACACTTCCGACCAACTCCCCGTTCACGGACACTTCGAGAAAACCGCCGTCCAAAAATCCGTCCCGAGCGGCATCCACAAGCACGAACGAGTATTGTCCCACGGGAGCACAGAAATCGGACAACACATGACTCTCTGAACTTAGGCTATTCTATTCCACCCATAGCAGCTCTCATCGATCCTGGTTGACAGAGCAGGGGGAAGAAATTTTTTTGGTGCGACACCAAGAAAAGCCCTCTTTGCTGTCTGCGAGGAAATGGGACTCATTCACAAACCTAAAAATTCAATTTGTTCATCTCTGTACGCTTCAGAGAAAGACCTGGATGCTCCTGTCCTTTCTTGACCTATCCAGAGAGAGAGGTAGACCCTCATGGTTCCTGTTAATCGATTTCCCATTGCCgctcacacttacagttagacttCAAAAGCTATcacctcactgtcaattatGGAAATGTTGAACAAAACTTTTGATGTGAGGACCAAAAGTAAGAAAGCAACAGTGACGAGGCGCTCAAGACTTTTCCGCTAGCTGTACGCTGCTGAATGTTTAGGAAAGCTCGCGATCTAGAGAGTGAAAGAAGTAAAAACTGTTTTAATGTCGCCAAATTGAAATGCCAATTGTAAACTTGTTTAGTGGCAAGCAGTTGATCCGTGGCCACAAATGAACTCCAGGATCTAGATCTCGACCGAAGCAAAAAAACAACTGTTTTAATGTCGCCAAATTGAAATGCCAATTGTAAACTTGTTTAGTGGCAAGCAGTTGATCCGTGGCCACAAATGAACTCCAGGATCTAGATCTCGACCGAAGCAAAAAAACAAGgcgcttactgttagcaatGAACAAGAAGATTTTTCCGATGACAGATGCTACATTAAGAAACCTTAAACGAACAAGTATATTATCCCGCAGAAGAAAACGATCGCAGGAGTCGAACAACGACGCCTAGCATCACTGTTGGAGCCCCCAACAAAATTGGCACCGCTATCTCCATCTGGTGTGCCAAAGTCAATCGTGGCCGACTCTCCAAAGTTGCCCGATACACTTCCGACCAACTCCCCGTTCACGGACACTTCGAGAAAACCGCCGTCCAAAAATCCGTCCCGAGCGGCATCCACAAGCACGAACGAGTATTGTCCCACGGGAGCACAGAAATCGGACAACACTTCGGTCTGGAAAGGAGGTCCAAGGGCCTCAAAATCACGAGTCGAGTTCAGCAACACTTCGCCCGTATCCACGTAGGTCAGGTAGAATGCGTTTTCACTAGTAAACCTTCGGTTGATCTCCATCGAAATCTCAATCTCCATTTCGTTGTCTTGACAAGGCTCGTCGGATCTGCGGTACAGTAGCCACTGCATGTACATGCGCTCGTACTGTCCACACGTGAACTCCCCAACACCAGGGGGCCAGCACTCTTCGTTCGAGACATAGTTCATGTAGTTGAACACAGGGTCGCTTCCAGCCAAGTTGGGGCACGAGTCCGGGATCTCTTCACCCTCATAAAAGCTCAATGAGCAGTTGTATAGGTCCTGGGACGATGCCAACTGTGTAGGTGTGTCGGCGACGAAGTCGTTCCCGTTCTGCGGTGAGCACGGGTCGGTTCCCTCCTGGGCAGCACTATTCTGAAACGTGTGATACAGTCCAAGCCAGTGCCCAACTTCATGAACAAGTGTCAACCCAGCGTCGTTGTTTGGAAAGCTTGAAAGCAGAGAGAAAGCATGCAAGTATTTTGCTGTTAGTACGGTAATTTGTGGCGAGCAATCATTCAGCACGCAGAAGAGCAAAATTACAGACTCGTTGACATACATACCCTCCACCGGTAAGCGTGCTGTAGTTAACGTACACACCATCGGCGTTTCGGTTGGATTGCTGAAAACTTGGGAAAACAGCAATGCCGAGGAGGCCACACGAGAGCAGCGGCTCGCCGGTATCAGGGTCGAGCTGGTTTGAGATAGCACATTGTCTGTACGTCAAGTAGACATTCAGTACACTGGCATCCCCGGTATGCAGTTCAGACGCAACTCCATTCTCGTCAAACATGGTGTCGACGACAAAGTCCACCAAATCCGTATTGACGGAAACACTGGCACTCGCAGGATCAGAGTTTCTCCAAGTGAATGTGAATGGAGACTCCGCGTACCGCTCGTTGAGAACCCGCATATTGTCATCAATCAGGCTGTAAATACCTTGCAATGAGGCAAAGTCTTCGATAGTCAGTGTCGTATCACTTTCCGCAAAGCGATCAACCGATTCGAGGGGATGCGGGAAAAAGAACCGATCACTATCATCGGCCGATGGAGCAGGAACGGCGCTCAAATGGAAATATACGTCAATTTCCACGCACTGGACGCAAAGTTCTTCGCAAGAATCTGTAATCAATCGCCGGCCTTCCGTGGACTGTTTGAAATGGTTGATGCGGACTTGATCCAAGCGCTGCTCAAAAGGAGAAGGATCTCGTGTTCCGCAGTTGAAATGGGCCGTTGCGGACCACGGAAGACACACCGCTGCAAGCACACATAGCGCAAGATTGAAGCAGCTCGACATGCTTCGTTTCGTGTTATAAGGCTCGCTCGTGCCAAAAATTGGTTCAGCTGGCTTCCGAATGAGGCGGTCTCTACAATAAGAGAGGACGCGCATTTCCGGTGCCACCGTTAGACGAAAGCCATTGCATGACAAAGTGAATAAATCATGTTTCTTCAGCGCTCGCAACCAAACCTATAACCGAAAATTTAGCCAAATTGAATTAGCCTGACCAGATGACTAGTAACTTGTCTAGAACAATTAGGGATTTTGAACTCCTTGTCTATAAATGAATGCGACCCTCATTTGCCTACTACAGAGTGGCTCCACTCAGAGTCTCGTACTTGCAAATGCTCTTTCTGCTTGGGCTATTTTCTTAGATAAGAAGTAGCAGACATTCACGGTCAAATAGTGCATCAACATCATGCATAGATACAATTAAGACACACAGAAATAACAAGGTCATCAAGGGACGTCTGAAGCCTAAACATTGTAACTATATAAGATTTAGCTTTCCACAGTCCAGGTTCAACATACCATACTCGGTCCAATGGATCCCTGTGACACAAATACGCGTAATCGATATGAAAGATTGAACATATGGAACGTCTGTAAGGCACACGTTCAAGACGTGAGGAAACACGATGTGCGTGGGTACCCAACATCCTCATTTTGGTAGGGCGAACCCTATCTTCGCCATCTCAATTGGGTTTCGTCCCCAGACCTGTTGGCCCATTCCTATTATTACTGCTAGCCAGTTCTTGCTTGTGAATTCCCATCGTTCAGCTATCGTTCATTGTCACCGTCAATCGAACTACCAATATAAAACTGTCTCGACAACCTTTTGCTTTAGCATGTCGTATTTGAACAATCGTGTCGGCAACGGCGGTCCCAGCGGCAGCAAAGCGGTTCGCCCCCAGAACTACGTACCCGGACTCGGGCGCGGGGCTGCCGGATTTACAACGCGCTCCGATGTCGGGCCCGCAGCGAACGTTGCCCTTACGGCCGAATCCACGGGAGGCAGTCGGGCAGCGGATGCACGCGCTGCCAAACTGCAAGCCCAAAAGCAGAAGGGTCTCTTTGGAGATGCGCCTCAGAATTACGTACCGGGAGCGGGACGGGGTGCGGGCAGCATGGGTGCAGCGGGGACCGGGGGGCCTGCCACGGCGACAGTGGGTTCCTACGACGCCTTTGGCGGCTATCAGGAACGCCCAGTGAACGAAGTTCCGGGACAgtacgacgaagatgatgacgaagcgGATCGTATTTGGGCTGCCATTGACGAACGTGTGCAGAGCAGGAAACGAAAGTCCCAACAGCGAAAAGAGGAAACCGTAGCAACGTCCGCCGAGACGGACAATGCTCGTGTACGGATAGGATCGCAATTCAGAGAGCTCAAAGAGAAACTGAAAGATGTTTCGGAAGACCAGTGGGCAGCTATTCCCGACGTGGGGGATCACAGCATCAAGTACAAGAGACAAAGGCAGCAACAAAACGAAATGTTTACTCCGCTCTCCGATACCCTACTAGAGCAGAGGAATCAAGCCAATCTTGACGCAACTGCGGGCAACACAGCCTTGGCCGGGACTACTACAGCCGCTGATGGCATCCACACCACGGGAGTAACTACGACCATGGCCAACATGTCGGGATTGAGTGCCGCGCGGGGTACCGTCTTGGGCATGAGTCTCGATAAAATGTCTGACTCCGTATCCGGTCAAACCAACGTGGATCCTCAAGGCTACCTGACGTCGCTCGGCAGTAGCACTACAGCCCTCAACAACGCTTCACAAGTGGCTGATATTCATAAAGCTCGACTGCTGCTGAAATCGGTTCGTGATACCAATCCACAGCATGGACCTGGCTGGATTGCCTCTGCCCGCGTAGAAGAAACGGCAGGAAAGCTTCTGCAAGCCCGTAAGATTATTCAGGAAGGAACCCGTGTTTGCCCCGACAATGAGGACGTTTGGCTTGAAGCCGCCCGTCTGCATCCAATTCCCGTAGCCAAATCCATTTTGGCGACAGCCGTCCGGAGAATACCTACATCGATACAAATCTTTTTGAAAGCTGCTTCCTTGGAAACGGCCGACTCCGCCAAGAAAGCTGTCCTGCGCAAGGCTCTCGAAGCCAACCCAACCTCCACACTGCTCTGGAAGGCTGCGATTGACTTGGAGGAGGCCGACGATGCCCGAGTACTATTAGCGGTCGCTGTCGAAAAGGTTCCGCAAGACGTCGATTTATGGCTTGCCTTGGCACGCCTCGAAACATATCAGAGCGCTCAAAAGGTGCTGAACAAAGCCCGCAAAGCCTTACCATCCGATCGCTCGGTCTGGCTGGCAGCGGCCAAGCTGGAAGAATCGCAAGATCACGTTGATACGGTATCCAAGATTGTCGATCGAGCCGTACGGTCGCTTCGGAAACAAGACGCCGTTATATCGCGAGAACAATGGTTAGAGGAAGCCGAGAAGGCGGAATCGGCCGACGCACCGATCACAAGTGCGGCAATCATACACCATACGATTGGTCAAgacgtggaagaagaggattgTCTGCGTACCTGGTCGGAAGACGCCAAAGCTTGTGTTGCCCGGGGTTCCGTCGTGACGGCACGGTCTATTCTCGCGCACGCGTTGCGAGTGTTTCCGAGCAAGCGTGTTTTGTGGATGCAAGCGGTAGAATTGGAACGCCAGCATGGGACAGCGGTAACACTAGAAGAGCGTTTACGGGATGCCACACATGCTTTACCGCGGGTGGAGATTTTCTGGTTATTGCGCGCGAAGGAGCAATGGATGGCGGGCAAGGTCGACGAGGCACGTCAGATCCTGACGGACGCCTTTGCGGCCAACCCGGATTCTGAGTCGGTCTggttggcggcggccaagCTGGAGTGGGAAAACGACGAACTGGAGCGAGCGCGAGTCCTGTTCGCTCGGGCGCGTGAACGAGCACCGACGGCCCGCGTATACATGAAATCGGCGATTCTGGAACGGGAGCAAAAGTGTTTCGGGGATGCGCTGAAGCTGGTagaagaaggaatcgaaaaGTATCCCAAATTTGCCAAGCTGTACATGATCGGGGGACAGATTTACGCGGACGACATGCCGAAGCACAAGGGAAGCTTGGATCGAGCGCGCAAGTTTTATCAGCGAGGACTGGAAGCTTGTTTGGAGAACGTGACGCTCTGGAAGTTGGCGAGTCGGTTAGAAGAATCGGCGTGGCGGTTCGACGCAAAGGATGCGGCTGGGGAATCCGACAAGGCTGTGAGCAACGGGAACGTTGTAGCCAAACCTGGAGCTGCGGGTGCTACCAAAGCGCGCAGTCTTTTGGAATTGGCCCGTCTGAAGAATCCCAAAAACGCGGAATTGTGGTTAGAAGCCGTCCGGTTAGAGCGTCGGAACGGGAGTCTCCGCATTTCCGAAAGTTTGCTGGCGAAAGCGTTGCAGGAATGTCCGACTTCGGGAATGCTGTTGGCCGAAACGATTTGGACAGCGCCGCGCGCGACTCAAAAGTCGAAATCGGCAGACGCCATTCAACTGTGTCCGGACGACCCGCAGGTAATTGTGGCCGTGGCGAGCCTATTTGCGTCGGAACGCAAGCACGAAAAGGCGCGGAAGTGG contains these protein-coding regions:
- a CDS encoding predicted protein, coding for MRVLSYCRDRLIRKPAEPIFGTSEPYNTKRSMSSCFNLALCVLAAVCLPWSATAHFNCGTRDPSPFEQRLDQVRINHFKQSTEGRRLITDSCEELCVQCVEIDVYFHLSAVPAPSADDSDRFFFPHPLESVDRFAESDTTLTIEDFASLQGIYSLIDDNMRVLNERYAESPFTFTWRNSDPASASVSVNTDLVDFVVDTMFDENGVASELHTGDASVLNVYLTYRQCAISNQLDPDTGEPLLSCGLLGIAVFPSFQQSNRNADGVYVNYSTLTGGGFPNNDAGLTLVHEVGHWLGLYHTFQNSAAQEGTDPCSPQNGNDFVADTPTQLASSQDLYNCSLSFYEGEEIPDSCPNLAGSDPVFNYMNYVSNEECWPPGVGEFTCGQYERMYMQWLLYRRSDEPCQDNEMEIEISMEINRRFTSENAFYLTYVDTGEVLLNSTRDFEALGPPFQTEVLSDFCAPVGQYSFVLVDAARDGFLDGGFLEVSVNGELVGSVSGNFGESATIDFGTPDGDSGANFVGGSNSDARRRCSTPAIVFFCGIIYLSRAFLNIQQRTASGKNSLSSESHVLSDFCAPVGQYSFVLVDAARDGFLDGGFLEVSVNGELVGSVSGNFGESATIDFGSSAGGPGPVGFPSSITNSPVEANAPVSSPADGDTFVPTPVGNPSFVSKAAYRGWAAALGVALAGTGWTVDL
- a CDS encoding predicted protein, which codes for MSYLNNRVGNGGPSGSKAVRPQNYVPGLGRGAAGFTTRSDVGPAANVALTAESTGGSRAADARAAKLQAQKQKGLFGDAPQNYVPGAGRGAGSMGAAGTGGPATATVGSYDAFGGYQERPVNEVPGQYDEDDDEADRIWAAIDERVQSRKRKSQQRKEETVATSAETDNARVRIGSQFRELKEKLKDVSEDQWAAIPDVGDHSIKYKRQRQQQNEMFTPLSDTLLEQRNQANLDATAGNTALAGTTTAADGIHTTGVTTTMANMSGLSAARGTVLGMSLDKMSDSVSGQTNVDPQGYLTSLGSSTTALNNASQVADIHKARLLLKSVRDTNPQHGPGWIASARVEETAGKLLQARKIIQEGTRVCPDNEDVWLEAARLHPIPVAKSILATAVRRIPTSIQIFLKAASLETADSAKKAVLRKALEANPTSTLLWKAAIDLEEADDARVLLAVAVEKVPQDVDLWLALARLETYQSAQKVLNKARKALPSDRSVWLAAAKLEESQDHVDTVSKIVDRAVRSLRKQDAVISREQWLEEAEKAESADAPITSAAIIHHTIGQDVEEEDCLRTWSEDAKACVARGSVVTARSILAHALRVFPSKRVLWMQAVELERQHGTAVTLEERLRDATHALPRVEIFWLLRAKEQWMAGKVDEARQILTDAFAANPDSESVWLAAAKLEWENDELERARVLFARARERAPTARVYMKSAILEREQKCFGDALKLVEEGIEKYPKFAKLYMIGGQIYADDMPKHKGSLDRARKFYQRGLEACLENVTLWKLASRLEESAWRFDAKDAAGESDKAVSNGNVVAKPGAAGATKARSLLELARLKNPKNAELWLEAVRLERRNGSLRISESLLAKALQECPTSGMLLAETIWTAPRATQKSKSADAIQLCPDDPQVIVAVASLFASERKHEKARKWFDRAVTLNPDLGDSWVRYYVFELQWGTVEQQGAVKERCIAAEPKHGELWASTRKEVTRRHESIGEGLEVAAQKLRNAQESENPSVML